ACCGGGACACAATGAAAATCCGGCGGCATTTAAATTCAAGACCATTCTGGATATTTCCAATATCTGTTTTGGGTGTCATAAAAGATTTCCTGTCAAGAAATTTACGCATTACCCCATGCTGACAGACGGATGCACGGACTGCCACAGCCCGCACGGCTCGCCGTACAAATTTCAGCTCCTGTACAAAGGCGGCGACCTCTGTTTCCAATGCCATGATGAGGCCCTTGTTGCAGGCAAGTTTGTTCACGGTCCCGCCGCTGTCGGCGGCTGCGTCGCGTGCCATGATCCCCATACCGCAGATTACGCGATGAACCTGAAAGCTGAAGGGCCTGACCTGTGTTTTATGTGCCACACGGACAAGGCGGAGAGCATCAGGCAATCTCAATTTGTCCATAAACCTGTCGCGGAGAAATGCACGAGGTGCCACAATCCTCACTCTGCATCGAAACAGTTCATGCTCGCATCAACGGCTCCAGCCTTATGTTATAGCTGCCACCCCGACAAAAAAGAACAGATAAGCGCTGAAGCCGTCAGGCACGGCGCCCTCGATACAGAGAGGTCCTGCCTCAATTGTCATGACCCCCATAATTCCAATATTGCGCGGATCCTTCTTGGGAACTCAATGGACGTGTGCATAAGCTGCCACGACAGGGAATACAAACTGCCGGACGGGACGGTCCTGATGAACATGAAAAAGTGGCTTGCCGACAACAAGGACCAGCACGGGCCCATACGGCAAAAAGACTGTTCCGGCTGTCACAACCCTCATGGGTCGGAGAATTTCAGGATCTTGCGAAAACCTTATCCCCCGACATTTTATGAGCCTTTCAGCGTTGAAAATTACGCCCTGTGTTTCAGTTGTCATGATAAAACCATAGTGCTGGATCCGGAGACCGAGAAGCTGACAAATTTCAGAAATGGAAATGACAACCTCCATTTCAGACATGTAAATAAACCGTTAAAGGGCCGGACTTGCAGGGCCTGTCATGAGACCCATGCAAGCAATTTTCCCAAACACATCAGAACGTCCGTCACGTTTGGCGAATGGGAATTGCCTCTCAATTATCAGAGAACGGAGACCGGCGGAAGCTGCGCCCCGGGCTGTCACAAGTTAAAAAAATACGACAGGGTCAACAAAGAAATAAACCAATGATCACACCTGCCCTGTCTTCACAGTTCTTCATATTACTACTGCGGTGCTATAATGTTTCTGATGGATTTCACCGAATACCTCAAAAAGCAATATTCCAAACCCCTGGTGATAATATCAGCTTACATACTTGTGTTTTTAATCGGCTGCGTTGATTACTTGACCGGGGAAGAGTTAAGCATTTCAATATTTTATTTACTGCCTATTATTTTTATCGCATGGTTTTTAAATATCAGGGCGGGGATTTTTATGTCTGTTGCCAGTACCGCTGTCTGGCATATAACCGCTTTAATGGTAAGCCATAACTATTCCAACACCTTGATATCCTACTGGAACAGCGCCATTCAATTTGGCTTCTTTCTGACAATAGTTATTATTTTATCAGCTTTGAAAATGGAATATATAAAAAGGGAGGGTCTTATTGCCGAATTAAAAGACGCCCTTGCTGAATTAAAGCGTTCGAAAGAAGAATTAACGCAAAAAACGCAGGAGCTGGCGGATTCAAATGAAGAGCTCGAAAGATTTGCGTATGTGGCGGCGCATGACCTCAAAGGGCCGCTGACCGCGGTTGAGGGGCAGGTCAATCGCCTCCGCCGCCGTCACAAGGACAAGCTGGACCCGGATGCTGAAAAGATCATAGGATACGCACTGGACGGCATCAACAGCATGAAGGCGTTAATCAATGATCTGCTGTCATACGCAAGGGTGGGCACAAAGAACGAAGATTTCAAAGCGGTCAATTGTAATGATATCGTAAGCCGGGCCATCTCAAATCTCCAGACGGACATCGCCGGAAAAGGCGCGCTTGTGACCCATGACGATCTGCCCGACGTTCTTGCGGACAATATACAGATGACCCAGTTGCTGCAGAATTTGATAGGCAACGCCGTGAAGTTTTGTGATGATAAAACGCCGCGCGTTCATGTTTCAGCGAAGCAGAAGGATGGGGAGTGGGTTTTTTCAGTCAGCGACAACGGCATCGGCATCGATTCTAAGGATGCAGAACGTATATTTAATATCTTTCAGCGCCTGCACAGCAATACTGAATATCCGGGAACAGGCATTGGCCTTGCTATCTGCAAAAAAATTGCGGAACGACATGGAGGCCGGATATGGGTAAAGTCGGAACCGGGAAAAGGCTCTACGTTCTTTTTTACAATACCGCCCCGTTAAGTTTTTGCATTGAGAAGAGCTGTCCTATTACAGGCTGTGAATTAAATAAACTACAAGGAAGGTCCCTATAGCAAGAATTGAAAGTGTAAGCAGGACGTCAAGTATTAATGACGGCTGATACGAGTCCTCGTCTATCTGCTTTTCAACTTTCTTGTATCTGATAAAAGCAAGAACCCCCATCAGGGCGCCAAGCCCGACAAGAATTATTCCAAATATTGAAGAATAACCGCGAGGTGGAGAGGCAACTTCTTTTCCCAAAATAAACGACATCTGTTTTACAAAAATTGCAAATTTTTCCACGACGAAGCCGAATGCCATTATCCCTATGCTCGTGCGGATCCACGCGAGGAACGTCCTTTCGTTCGCCATGTGCACTCGGCGGTTGCGTACTTTTGGAGAATTTTTATCTTCAGGCATTGTTGTCATATTCCGATTTAAGCGCGGCCTGATAAAATTTCATGGCATATTCCTTCACCATTTTCCTGGCGCTGAATGAGGGGGCCGCGCTTACTATTGCCTCTTTCATTTTCTTGACCCAGTCACGGGGAAAGCCGTCGCCGTCCGCTTTATAATAAATCGGAATCACTTCCTTTTCAAGGATGCTGTAGATGGAATCCGAATCTTTGGCGTCATCAGCGCCTTCAAAGGCCCAGCCGTTATTGCCGTTAAAGCCTTCGATCCACCAGCCGTCAAGGATGCTCAGGTGCGGAATGCCGTTTAAAGACGCCTTCATCCCGCTTGTGCCGCAGGCCTCAAGCGGCGGCACAGGGTTGTTCAGCCAAACATCAACTCCGTGCACAAGGTATTGGGCCAACTGTTCATCATAATCTTCAACAAATGCGATACGGCCTCCGAAAGACGGGTCCCTGGCTGTATTGAATATCTGCTGGAGAAGATGCTTGCCGGGATCGTCGTCAGGGTGCGCCTTTCCCGCAAAGATTATCTGGACGGGCCTCCACATGTCATTCAGCATTTTTTTCAGCCGTTCTACATCCTGCAGTATGAGGGCCGCCCTTTTATATGTCGCAAACCTGCGGGCAAAACCCAGTGTCAGCACATTCGGGTCCAGGAGAACACCGGATGCCAAAACTATACCCGTATCGGCTTTGTCCTTATGCCATCTCTGTCTGGCCCTTTCCATGATCCTCATTATCAGCTTCATCTTGAGCCAGTAATGGGCCTTCCATAAAACTTCATCGGGAATATCATAGACAAGCTTCCAGATATCAGGGTTGTCATGTTCTGACAGCCAGCCGGGACCGAGATACCTTGTGAAAAGAAGCTCCGTCCTCGGTTCGATCCAGGTGGGGACGTGGACGCCGTTTGTTATATGGGTGATCGGAACTTGCTCCTCCGGCGTATCTGGCCATAGAGACTGCCACATGCGCCGCGCCACTTCTCCGTGCCTCTTGCTCACGCCGTTGTGATACTGTGACATCTTCAATGCAAATGCGGTCATGTTAAACCCGGCATCCGGATCTTTGGGGTTGGTCCCAAGGTTAAAAAATGTGTCGTGGTCCAGTCCCAGCGCCGCCCAGTAAGAACTGAAATATTTTTCCATCAGTGAAAACGGAAATACGTCATGGCCTGCGGGGACAGGGGTATGAGTTGTAAAAATAGTGGTCTCCCGAACCTGCTCAATAGCATCCTTATAACTCATGCCTGCTTCGATCCGTTCCCTTACGCGCTCAAGTATCGCAAAGGCCGGATGGCCTTCATTAAGGTGAAGCGCGGAATGTTTTATGCCTAATGCCCTCAAGACCTCTGTGCCGCCAATACCGAGGACAATCTCCTGCCTCAGGCGCTGCTCAATGCTTCCGATGTAGAGGTGTGACGATATGGTCCTGTTCCACGGATCGTTTATCTCAAGGTTGGTGTCTATGAGATATAATGAAATCCTGCCTACCCGCACCTTCCATACTTCAACATGGATCGGCGGGTCGATCACGGGGACTTTTACAGTCAGGCGGTCTCCTTTATCATCAAGCACGCGGTAGATGGGGGCGTTCTCCCTGTCAAGTGTCGCGCTCTCGCTTCCCTGCCATCCATCCGGTGAAAGCCGCTGCCGCAGGTATCCCTCCGGGTACATAAACCCTACCGCGATAAGCGGCACACCGAGGTCGCTGCTCTCCTTCAGAAAATCTCCCGCAAGGAAACCGAGGCCTCCGGCATAAAACGGCAGAGAATGATGCAGTCCGTATTCAGCGGAAAAATACGCGATAGGGAGGACCCCCGGATCAGCGATATTTTCATAGAACCATCCCGCGCCTGATTTCATTTCTGATGTGAATCTCGCCATGACAGCGTCATAGTGTCTGAGAAATTTCAGGTCCTTCAATGCCGATTCAAGAATTTCCCTGTCAATGTAATGGAGCATTTTGACCGGATTATGGATACTGACTTTCCAGGCGGAACGGTTCAGCATTTTAAAAAGCATCCTTGCGTCAGGGTGCCAGCTCCACCAGAGGTTGTAAGCAAGCTCGCCGAGTCCGGCTATCCTGTCAGGGATTTGAGGGAACCTCGTTTTGACGTCGATCATGATTAAGTAAAATTATACACCAGAAAGCCTCATCGCGCATTCAAAACGAAACATAATCAAATCACCCCCCCCCAGATCTTCCCCTCCTGTTCACCCCAGTTTACTTCTGAAACAATAATTGAGCTCACGGAATTTTCCATTTCTTAAATTTCAAAGCGTTGCAAGCTGGCACGCATCTTGGATTAATACGGATGAAAGTCTTAAAGGAGGCCCTGATGATAAGAGAGAAACTTCTATTTGTAACAAAAGGAGGTGAAGACTGCGACAATGGTTTTCCTTATATCCTTGAGCTCGCAAAGACGCTGAACGCGGGGATTGCGATGCTGATGGTTTACAACAAAAACGCCATGAATGCTTATGAAGATGTGATGGCCGCTGTTGCGTTTGCGGAAGCCGGAGACCTCGAAACAGTAAAGCAATTGACACAGTCCCAGGAAAAAGAGATCAAGGAAGCCTCGGACAAAAAGATCAGAGAGATGTATGAGAAATGCAGTGAGAATTCAGTGCCCTTCACTCATCAGGTAATAGCTGATGACGCGATAAAGTCGATAAAGAATTTTTTGAAAGACAGGCCAGGCATAGATATGGTCCTGTTAAGCCCAAACCTTTATGCTGGCAAGAAAGGCATTGACCTGAAGGAACTGCTCAGGAACATAACAAAGCCTATTGTCTCCATTTCAAAGCTGGCAGGGGCAAAGGCATAAAAAAGACAAACGGGTAAGGGCGGCCTTAAACGCCCGCACAATAAAAAGGAGGATTAAAAATGAAAAAACTTTTCAAAAAACTGGAAGACATTTACGCTGCCGCCGCATTCGCTGAGGCAGGTGAGTTTGATACCGCAAGAGAGATCGTGAGAGACAGAAAGTCTGCGGACAAGCATCTCAGGAAGAGAGCTGACAAGGACCAGCGTCCAAGAGTTAACGCGAATTGATAGTGTCCCAACATGATGTTAAATGTCATTCCGGCTTGACCGGTAACCCCCTTCATCCCCCTTAAACTAAGGGGAAAGAGGGAGTTAATGAAGGATTCCCGACAAGCGGGAATGACAAAAACAAATATACATCCAATAAAAATTTTAAGGAGGGTAAAAAAATGTCAGAAAGTAAAGTCAAAAAGAAGCCTGTCGGAAAGATGGTTTTTATGGGCATTATTTCCATAGGGCTTTATGCGCTTCTGCTTTCACAGCAGGATTTTCTTAACGAGGTTTTTGGAAAGGGCGGAGCATACGCATTCCTGCCGATAATCACAGCTTTTCTTTTTTCGTTTGTGCACGGTTCATTCACCGGCGACTTCTGGACTGTCTTAGGTGTGGAAGCCGCGAAAAAGAGAAAGGAGGTAAAGTAAGATGCACGACGTGGTCAATGCAGCGGCAAACTTTATTAATCTCGATGTAATGAATATCGTCTATCTTTTTCTCGTCGGATTTGTCGGCGGCCTTGTAAGCGGTTTTATCGGTTCTGGAGGCGCCTTTGTTCTCACTCCCGCTATGATGAGCATGGGAGTGCCCGGCCTCGTAGCGGTGGCAAGCAACATGTGCCACAAATTTCCCAAAGCGCTTATCGGATCTATTAAACGCGCAAAATACGGGCAGGTTGATGTGAAACTCGGCATAGTCCTCGGCATCTCAGCGGAAGCCGGAGTTCTCTATGGCGCTCAGATACAGGAAAACATCAAGAAGTCATTCGGAGAAGCAGGTTCAAACCTGTATGTAAGCGCTGCATTTGTTGTAATACTTGCCATAGTCGGCGGGTTCGTATTGCTGGATGCATGGAAGACCTATAAATCCGGCGACACCCAGCAGGACCAGGAAAAGGTCACCAAACTTGCACGCTGGGTGCAGTCAGTCCATATCCCCGGTACAATGGTATACTTCAAGAGTCTCAATGCGAAGATTTCCGTACTCTTCACAATACCCCTTGGATTTGCAACAGGTATGCTTGCCGCAACAATCGCGGTCGGCGGTTTCATCGGGGTCCCTTCAATGATCTACGTTCTCGGAGCGCCAAGTTTGATGGCGTCCGCGACAGAACTTGTGATCGCATTTGTAATGGGGCTCGGCGGATCATTCAAATACGCGATGCACGGACTGGTCGATATCCGTCTTGCAATGATCATCCTCGCAGGCTCTCTATTCGGCATTCAGCTTGGCGCGATCGGAACAACCTATGTAAAACCATACATGATTAAAATCGTAATGGGAACGATCATGGTCATCGTGTTGTTCAGCCGCGCCCTGATGGTGCCTGTCTACATGTCCCAACTACATCTGATACAGGAGATCAGCGCAGGTACAGTAAAGACATTGAAGAGCGTGAGTTTTGGTATAATGATATTCGCGCTTGCATTAGGTGCCTTCATAGTGCTTAAAGCAATGTGGCAGGGACGCAAGGCACAGCAGGAGCTGGCAGCCAGGGAAGTATTCGAGCAAAGCAAAATTTAAGACAGCAGTTTAATTGAAAATGTCATTCCAGATGTAGGGGTTTGATTGATCAAACCCCTACAAAAATTTTAACTATGGGCCTTTACAGAAAAATACTTGTCGCATTTGACGGTTCGGAATCAAGCGTGAACGCCCTCTTGCAGGCATTCACTCTTGCCAACGATGAGAAATGCTGGATAACCGTAGCGACTGTAGTGCCAACCTATGAAGGCGACCTCGATCTCACCGGCGTAAAAGACATCCACGAAACACTAAGACACACCGGGGAAGAAGTCATGTCGAAGGCAAAAGCAATCGCGGGAAAAAAACGGGCGCTCATAAAAACCGTCCTTGAGGAAGGTATCCCCTATGAAAAGTTAGCGGACCTGGCAGAAGCTGAAAACTACGGGATCATCATTATGGGCAGGCGGGGGAAGTCACGTCTTGAAAGGGCGTTTGTAGGCAGTGTAACAGCCCGCGTTATCGGGCACAGTACAAAGGATGTTCTTGTCGTTCCTGAAACTGCAACGATCTGCTGGAAAAATATTTTGTTCGCTACCGACGGCTCAACTTACAGCAATGCCGCGACAGACAAGGCCATTGCATTTGCGAAATCATACGGCGGAGAAATAAAGGTCATATCCGTTGTCGATGTCCCGACTGAATTTTACGCGGAAGCACCGAAGGCTGTAGAAGACCTGATCAAAAAAGCAAAAGAATTTGTTGCGGTAGTCAGGCAAAAGGCACATGAATCTGATATCAAGGCAACGACCTTTGTCGGCGAAGGTGAAGCGTACAGCGTAATAACGGAATTGGCAAAAAAAGAAAAGGCCGACGTACTCGTCATGGGAAGCCACGGCCGCACGGGTTTCTCGAAAATCATCATGGGCAGCGTCACCGAAAAAGTAATCGGCTACGCCCCCTGCCCCGTGCTTGTAGTGAAGGCGTGAATAGGAATTGATGCAGATAAACGGCGGCAGGAGTTGTCTTCTACCGCAAACTTTCTAAAGAAGAAGTTTTGTTATCAACCAGATTTTATTTCTGATTTTGAAAAGCTCCTCCCCTGAAGTATGGTACTCAGAGAAAATAATCTGGGTTATTGATCAATTAGCGTGACCTACGCGAGCTTTGGCTATCTTGATTAATTGTCTCAGGGCTTCATTTACTGCCTCATCATTGGGGAAAACTTTAGCTATCTCTGGCTCTAATAATATTAAATTAGTACCGGCATGAAACTGCTTTGCGTATTTGCCCCTGACGCCGCCCTTCATCTTATAGAAATCATATTCTGCCCGGAGGTCGTCATCTAATTTTGGTTCAGATTTCTTCTTCATAATATTTCCTTTCATGGCGTGTTGCCTTTCTTGCACTTATAATGCGCACATGTCCCCTTCTATAAGTATGAGCAACAACAAGTAATCTTCCTGCGTTTGACGACCCGATAATGATAAATCTGTTTTCCTGAGTCGAATGATCAGGATCAGGGAACGTAACAGACAAAGAGTCGCCAAAAGCTGTTGCCGCTTCATAGAATGAGACACCATGTTTTTTTATATTTCCTGCTGCCTTATTTTGATCCCATTCAAATTCCATGCGTATAGTATAGCAAGGATCACTTTTTTTGCGTAAAATCTAACGAGTCTGTAGAAAAAGTCATCGGTTGCCCGATTGTCATAGACGATTTTCCTCTTCCTTAGCGACAATAGAAATTTGGAAAAGGTTCTCGTAATGACTTAATCTGTCTGTCTGTCTGTCTGTCTGTCTGTCGCAGGATTGATGCCAGAAGCCTATGCACTACCATGCCCACTTATCCCTTGAAAAAATAAATGTGTTTTGTAGAGCTATGCTTGAGTCAGGATAATTAATTAAACCATATTCAGCATGGTGGCTGTCAAGGAAATTCGTTATTTGCCAGATTGCGCAAATAGATGATCAGGAAATTCTGAAAACAGAAAGCCTCCTCAACCGACCATTACGCCGACTGAGGAGGCTTCTTTTTACTACCACCTATGTGATGCTATGTCTACTTCTTTTTCTCCATTGCGGGAGACATTTCTTTCTTTACGTGAGCTGCCTTAACATCTATGCTCTTTGCGGTGTTTTTACCGTCAGCTTCGGTATACTTTACAGTAACCTTTTCTCCGGTTTTTAAGTCTGCAAGGGTCTTCATGTCTTTACCCGCCATGATCTTGGTCTTATCATCAACGGAAATCGCGACGTCGCCCTTCTTGCCTTTTACAGTAAGTGTCTTTGCGGCTGCATCGACTGCTGTAATTTCACCGGTTACCTGCACATGCTTGGCTGCTTCCTTTTTGGCCGGTGCTGCTTTCTGCTCCATTGCCGGAGCTGCAGGGGCCGTCTTATCTGCTGCAAATGACATGCTTGTAACTGCAAAAACGAAAATCAAAGAAAGTACAACTGTTAATATCTTCTTCATTCAAATCACCTCCTTTCATGTTTATTGTTTTACAAACAACTTCTTACGGCACTATTCTCACAGATACCGCTTCATTCACGCCTTCTTTTGTAGTGGTATATTTGACCTTGACCTTATCGCTTTTTTTGATCTTGTCCAAAGTTATGGCCGCGGATTTCACTCCGTACAAAGTGGTGGTTGACGTCACAAGAAAACTCACCTTTTTACTTTTTACGTCTGTGACAACGATCTCCGACTTCGTGCCTTTTACAGGGTCGGCCAACGAAATTTCCTCCACCTTGCCGGTGAACGTTTTTGTTTCATTTTTCTTTGCTGTCTTGCCTTCTGCCTTTTGAGCAAAAGTTAGAACATTAATGCCGCACAGGACAAATAATGCAATTACAGCAGCGACTATCTTTATATTCATTTCTTTTCTCATCTCACTTTACCTGGTATTAACATAATACAATGATGATTAAACCTTCGTTAGAAGAAAATTAGAATTTTCTAATCAGAAACAACTCTTCTAACCAAGTTTATATTTAAACACAGCACAGGTATGACGAATAAACATTGCGATACCTTGTTCTGTCATTACGGCTTGTCCGCAATCTTTCTCAAAGAAGGACTCCCGACAAGCGGGAGTGACAGAACTGAAGACATTTGTATGCAGAGATCGCTAAGCGTGGATCATTGGAAGGTAGATTATGAAGGTTGTGCCCTGATGCAGTTTGCTCTCTACTTCGATCCTGCCTTTGTGCGCTTCTACAATTGATTTGGCTATGCTCAGTCCCAGTCCGAACCCCGGCGTATAGCGGGCCTTGTCCAGACGGTAGAAACGGTCGAAGATGTGTTCGATCTCGCTTTCGGGAATCCCTATGCCGGTATCGCTGATAATGATCTTTGCATAATCACCTGAGGGCGTGGCGCTTACAATTATCCCGCCTTTACCCGGCGTATATTTAATAGCGTTGTCCAGCAAGTTAACGAAAAGTCGCTTCAACTGGTTATTGTCTCCGTAAATAGTAATGGTATCCTGTGTTATAAAATCCATACCGATATTTTTCTGGGCCGCTAATACTTTCATGTCATCTACAATAGACTTCAGCATGGGAGCTACATCCAAACGCTTCATATCAAGCACAACAACGCTGCTGTCAAAACGCGCGAGCATCAGCAGGTCTTCTACGATCTTATTGATCCTGTTGACCTCTTCGAGATTGCTGAGCAGGACCAATTGATATTCTTCCACTGAGCGCATCTTCTTTAACACAACCTCCATCTCGCCTTTTAAGACAGCCAGAGGAGTTTTCAGCTCATGAGCAAAGTCTTCGATAAATTGCCTCTGAGAAGAAAAGGCATGTTCAAGCCTGCCAAGCATCTCGTTGAAGGTATCGGCCAGCCTTTTGATCTCGTCTTTAGTGTCGGGGATATTTACTTTTAGTTTCAAATTCTCGGCAGTAATCTGATGGATCGTATCAATCATTTTATCAACGGGATTTAAAGCGATCTTCGCAAGAAAGACCCCGATAATGCCTGTTAAAAAA
This window of the Nitrospirota bacterium genome carries:
- a CDS encoding cytochrome C; the encoded protein is MRKVSVVFIFISAVVLFTLYVSGKISLAQVKPPDAEAESCVTSQCHAGIDKQKFVHGPVAAGKCKVCHGDSPGHNENPAAFKFKTILDISNICFGCHKRFPVKKFTHYPMLTDGCTDCHSPHGSPYKFQLLYKGGDLCFQCHDEALVAGKFVHGPAAVGGCVACHDPHTADYAMNLKAEGPDLCFMCHTDKAESIRQSQFVHKPVAEKCTRCHNPHSASKQFMLASTAPALCYSCHPDKKEQISAEAVRHGALDTERSCLNCHDPHNSNIARILLGNSMDVCISCHDREYKLPDGTVLMNMKKWLADNKDQHGPIRQKDCSGCHNPHGSENFRILRKPYPPTFYEPFSVENYALCFSCHDKTIVLDPETEKLTNFRNGNDNLHFRHVNKPLKGRTCRACHETHASNFPKHIRTSVTFGEWELPLNYQRTETGGSCAPGCHKLKKYDRVNKEINQ
- a CDS encoding GHKL domain-containing protein; amino-acid sequence: MDFTEYLKKQYSKPLVIISAYILVFLIGCVDYLTGEELSISIFYLLPIIFIAWFLNIRAGIFMSVASTAVWHITALMVSHNYSNTLISYWNSAIQFGFFLTIVIILSALKMEYIKREGLIAELKDALAELKRSKEELTQKTQELADSNEELERFAYVAAHDLKGPLTAVEGQVNRLRRRHKDKLDPDAEKIIGYALDGINSMKALINDLLSYARVGTKNEDFKAVNCNDIVSRAISNLQTDIAGKGALVTHDDLPDVLADNIQMTQLLQNLIGNAVKFCDDKTPRVHVSAKQKDGEWVFSVSDNGIGIDSKDAERIFNIFQRLHSNTEYPGTGIGLAICKKIAERHGGRIWVKSEPGKGSTFFFTIPPR
- a CDS encoding DUF202 domain-containing protein produces the protein MPEDKNSPKVRNRRVHMANERTFLAWIRTSIGIMAFGFVVEKFAIFVKQMSFILGKEVASPPRGYSSIFGIILVGLGALMGVLAFIRYKKVEKQIDEDSYQPSLILDVLLTLSILAIGTFLVVYLIHSL
- the glgP gene encoding alpha-glucan family phosphorylase — protein: MIDVKTRFPQIPDRIAGLGELAYNLWWSWHPDARMLFKMLNRSAWKVSIHNPVKMLHYIDREILESALKDLKFLRHYDAVMARFTSEMKSGAGWFYENIADPGVLPIAYFSAEYGLHHSLPFYAGGLGFLAGDFLKESSDLGVPLIAVGFMYPEGYLRQRLSPDGWQGSESATLDRENAPIYRVLDDKGDRLTVKVPVIDPPIHVEVWKVRVGRISLYLIDTNLEINDPWNRTISSHLYIGSIEQRLRQEIVLGIGGTEVLRALGIKHSALHLNEGHPAFAILERVRERIEAGMSYKDAIEQVRETTIFTTHTPVPAGHDVFPFSLMEKYFSSYWAALGLDHDTFFNLGTNPKDPDAGFNMTAFALKMSQYHNGVSKRHGEVARRMWQSLWPDTPEEQVPITHITNGVHVPTWIEPRTELLFTRYLGPGWLSEHDNPDIWKLVYDIPDEVLWKAHYWLKMKLIMRIMERARQRWHKDKADTGIVLASGVLLDPNVLTLGFARRFATYKRAALILQDVERLKKMLNDMWRPVQIIFAGKAHPDDDPGKHLLQQIFNTARDPSFGGRIAFVEDYDEQLAQYLVHGVDVWLNNPVPPLEACGTSGMKASLNGIPHLSILDGWWIEGFNGNNGWAFEGADDAKDSDSIYSILEKEVIPIYYKADGDGFPRDWVKKMKEAIVSAAPSFSARKMVKEYAMKFYQAALKSEYDNNA
- a CDS encoding sulfite exporter TauE/SafE family protein codes for the protein MHDVVNAAANFINLDVMNIVYLFLVGFVGGLVSGFIGSGGAFVLTPAMMSMGVPGLVAVASNMCHKFPKALIGSIKRAKYGQVDVKLGIVLGISAEAGVLYGAQIQENIKKSFGEAGSNLYVSAAFVVILAIVGGFVLLDAWKTYKSGDTQQDQEKVTKLARWVQSVHIPGTMVYFKSLNAKISVLFTIPLGFATGMLAATIAVGGFIGVPSMIYVLGAPSLMASATELVIAFVMGLGGSFKYAMHGLVDIRLAMIILAGSLFGIQLGAIGTTYVKPYMIKIVMGTIMVIVLFSRALMVPVYMSQLHLIQEISAGTVKTLKSVSFGIMIFALALGAFIVLKAMWQGRKAQQELAAREVFEQSKI
- a CDS encoding universal stress protein: MIDQTPTKILTMGLYRKILVAFDGSESSVNALLQAFTLANDEKCWITVATVVPTYEGDLDLTGVKDIHETLRHTGEEVMSKAKAIAGKKRALIKTVLEEGIPYEKLADLAEAENYGIIIMGRRGKSRLERAFVGSVTARVIGHSTKDVLVVPETATICWKNILFATDGSTYSNAATDKAIAFAKSYGGEIKVISVVDVPTEFYAEAPKAVEDLIKKAKEFVAVVRQKAHESDIKATTFVGEGEAYSVITELAKKEKADVLVMGSHGRTGFSKIIMGSVTEKVIGYAPCPVLVVKA
- a CDS encoding BrnT family toxin yields the protein MEFEWDQNKAAGNIKKHGVSFYEAATAFGDSLSVTFPDPDHSTQENRFIIIGSSNAGRLLVVAHTYRRGHVRIISARKATRHERKYYEEEI
- a CDS encoding heavy metal sensor histidine kinase, producing MFIQSIRFKIILWYMLILALTLSVFSIALYRNVSQTLFGDKDDLLQSRAGGIVDSIDTYWEAERLDAIAAGIKSEAVFSKINNINFAKIAQRWVEEKSDDPDLLNIVVQIFDVNGALIATSKNIPNISIFSKEALKSELQKKIRFDTVTVEFTKNVPTALRVLTMPVVENNRVSYIVQVASPLSSIEVALQNLKITLFVLLPLTVFLTGIIGVFLAKIALNPVDKMIDTIHQITAENLKLKVNIPDTKDEIKRLADTFNEMLGRLEHAFSSQRQFIEDFAHELKTPLAVLKGEMEVVLKKMRSVEEYQLVLLSNLEEVNRINKIVEDLLMLARFDSSVVVLDMKRLDVAPMLKSIVDDMKVLAAQKNIGMDFITQDTITIYGDNNQLKRLFVNLLDNAIKYTPGKGGIIVSATPSGDYAKIIISDTGIGIPESEIEHIFDRFYRLDKARYTPGFGLGLSIAKSIVEAHKGRIEVESKLHQGTTFIIYLPMIHA